In Candidatus Zixiibacteriota bacterium, one DNA window encodes the following:
- a CDS encoding PmeII family type II restriction endonuclease, whose amino-acid sequence MMNISIKDVRNYVEENIGEFHKKRIEKLRELELKEILSRKNPYLYKAKNILTAQDLVKFFTDAFLSSQEEALFGDFLEGLAIFVCEKTLAGRKSSSDGIDIEFDKNGIRYIMAIKSGPNWGNSSQIRQMRASFLRAKRILRTSGGKKQVVAINGCCYGRDNKPDKGDYMKFCGQKFWEFISGNKDLYTEIIEPLGHKAKERNEEFIGEYSKLINLFTIEFSKDFCSGGVINWRAIVEFNSSITKPSK is encoded by the coding sequence ATGATGAATATTAGTATTAAGGATGTAAGAAATTATGTGGAAGAAAATATCGGTGAGTTCCACAAGAAGCGGATAGAGAAACTGAGAGAACTAGAATTGAAGGAGATTCTTTCTCGAAAAAATCCCTACCTTTACAAAGCAAAAAACATCTTGACCGCCCAAGACCTGGTTAAGTTCTTCACGGATGCATTCTTGTCTTCACAAGAGGAAGCACTATTCGGTGATTTCCTCGAAGGACTCGCTATTTTTGTATGTGAAAAGACTCTTGCAGGTAGAAAGTCGAGTTCCGACGGCATCGATATTGAGTTTGACAAGAATGGAATCAGATACATTATGGCAATCAAGTCCGGTCCCAATTGGGGAAACTCAAGCCAAATCAGGCAGATGAGGGCGTCTTTCTTACGTGCAAAGCGCATACTTAGAACAAGCGGTGGCAAGAAGCAAGTTGTTGCTATCAACGGATGCTGTTATGGGCGCGATAATAAGCCAGACAAAGGCGATTACATGAAGTTTTGCGGCCAAAAATTTTGGGAATTCATTTCAGGGAATAAGGACCTCTATACGGAGATAATTGAGCCCCTTGGCCATAAAGCCAAAGAAAGAAATGAGGAGTTTATTGGGGAATATTCAAAACTAATAAATCTCTTCACCATCGAATTTTCTAAGGACTTTTGCAGTGGTGGTGTCATAAACTGGCGGGCCATTGTCGAATTCAATTCATCAATCACAAAGCCAAGTAAATAA
- a CDS encoding site-specific DNA-methyltransferase — MEISANVICGDCRTELPKMAANSVDLIITSPPYADSRTKTYGGINPNKYVDWFLPISQELLRVLKPTGTFILNIKERVVNGERHTYVLELILEMRKQGWLWTEEFIWHKKNCHPGKWPNRFRDAWERLLQFNKSKKFNMYQGAVMVPMGDWAQDRLRNLSETDRRRDNARNGSGFGKKIANWLDRNMAYPPNVLHMATECGNKEHSAVFPEKLPEWFIKLFTKEGDLVLDPFMGSGTTLVVAQRLSRNSIGIEILPEYCEIVKNRVNPLELQLLKLG, encoded by the coding sequence ATGGAAATAAGCGCCAATGTCATCTGTGGAGATTGCCGAACCGAATTGCCGAAAATGGCAGCCAATTCAGTTGACCTTATTATAACGTCTCCGCCATACGCTGACAGCAGAACTAAAACCTATGGGGGAATTAACCCCAATAAATATGTTGACTGGTTCCTACCTATTTCTCAGGAGTTACTACGTGTGCTCAAACCGACCGGAACCTTCATTCTCAATATTAAAGAGAGAGTTGTTAATGGTGAACGCCACACATACGTTCTTGAATTGATTCTTGAAATGCGCAAGCAAGGCTGGCTCTGGACAGAAGAATTCATCTGGCATAAGAAGAATTGCCATCCGGGTAAGTGGCCCAACAGGTTTAGGGATGCCTGGGAAAGGCTTTTGCAGTTCAACAAATCAAAAAAATTCAATATGTACCAGGGTGCGGTAATGGTTCCTATGGGAGATTGGGCGCAAGATCGTCTCAGAAACCTAAGCGAGACCGATAGGCGACGGGATAATGCGAGGAATGGAAGCGGATTCGGCAAGAAGATAGCAAATTGGCTTGACAGGAATATGGCCTATCCACCGAATGTACTCCATATGGCAACCGAGTGCGGAAACAAAGAGCATAGTGCCGTTTTCCCCGAAAAACTACCAGAATGGTTTATAAAACTGTTCACAAAGGAGGGAGACCTAGTACTCGATCCCTTCATGGGCTCGGGCACGACCCTAGTAGTTGCCCAAAGGCTGAGTAGAAACTCTATCGGCATTGAAATCTTGCCTGAGTATTGTGAAATTGTGAAGAACAGAGTAAATCCATTGGAATTGCAGCTGCTAAAATTGGGCTGA
- the hprK gene encoding HPr(Ser) kinase/phosphatase: MPELTVEKLYKDRKNYFDMTLLNSEAGLKKRITNAEIHRPGLALAGFTDRFASQRTQVLGETEMTYLIKMGHSTLLSAAERIFASDVPLMIIAKGITPPLDFLEIADRHKTAVFSSRLTTSDLTNRLAAYLDAYFAPSMTMHGTLVDVYGVGLLYTGKSGIGKSEIALDLVERGHRLVADDVVKIIRKAPDLIVGTGSELLGHHMEVRGIGIIDIEKLFGIRSIRLQKRIEVEVHLTLWSDDLEYERLGIEDTTTTILGVSIPQVNVPISPGKNITVISEVIAMNHMLKVYGENSALEFSRRLSERMHRQEMTEDYLESDYE; the protein is encoded by the coding sequence ATGCCGGAACTAACTGTCGAAAAACTCTATAAAGACCGCAAAAACTACTTCGACATGACCCTTCTCAACTCCGAAGCCGGTCTCAAGAAGCGAATCACCAACGCCGAAATCCATCGCCCCGGTCTGGCGCTGGCCGGTTTCACCGACCGCTTCGCCAGTCAGCGAACTCAGGTGCTCGGCGAAACCGAGATGACCTACCTCATCAAAATGGGACACAGCACCCTTCTCTCCGCCGCCGAACGGATTTTTGCCAGTGATGTCCCTCTTATGATTATTGCCAAAGGTATCACCCCGCCGCTCGATTTCCTCGAAATTGCCGACCGCCACAAAACCGCCGTCTTCTCCTCCCGGCTGACCACCTCCGACCTGACCAACCGTCTGGCGGCATATCTTGACGCCTACTTCGCTCCCTCTATGACCATGCATGGCACCCTGGTTGACGTCTACGGTGTCGGCCTCCTTTACACCGGCAAATCCGGCATCGGCAAATCGGAAATCGCGCTTGACCTGGTCGAACGGGGGCATCGGCTGGTGGCAGATGACGTCGTCAAAATCATCCGCAAAGCCCCCGACCTGATTGTCGGCACCGGTTCCGAACTTCTGGGACATCATATGGAAGTCCGCGGCATCGGGATAATCGATATCGAGAAACTGTTCGGCATCCGCTCCATCCGTCTGCAAAAACGGATTGAGGTCGAGGTTCATCTTACGCTCTGGTCCGATGACCTCGAATACGAGCGGCTGGGGATAGAAGACACCACCACCACAATATTGGGGGTTTCGATTCCGCAGGTCAATGTGCCGATTTCGCCCGGGAAAAATATCACGGTGATTTCCGAGGTGATAGCGATGAATCATATGCTCAAGGTTTACGGCGAGAATTCCGCTTTGGAGTTTTCCCGCCGCCTTTCCGAGCGTATGCATCGCCAGGAAATGACCGAAGACTACCTGGAATCGGATTATGAATAG